Genomic segment of Arctopsyche grandis isolate Sample6627 chromosome 3, ASM5162203v2, whole genome shotgun sequence:
TCTCTAGACAGGCAAACGCAATGACTATCACCATTTTTGGTATTTGTATCTTCTTCTTCGATAATGGTTTTGGTATTAATATCATAATTTGGCATTAATGTCTTTTCGTTAGATTCATAGAACGGTGTAGGACAATCGTCATAGAATTGTTTTGGAAATGTGGCCAAAGAACTGTTATAATTCCGCCAAAAATTATTCCATTCTCCCCGATCTTTTGCTGATGCGCCGTTACTCACATTTTCTCCTTCTTGATTCCGTGAGCAAATTAATTCACTGTCGACGCTCTTTTCCATCCAGCTTGTGTAACAGCTAGAACTGGAGCTGAGACATGGCATTTGACTCATCGGACTTATTGTTGCTCTATTCGAGTCCATTGACGAATACTTTTTGTCAAAAGTAGAAGTTCTCTGTGACTTTGGAGAGTGTTTACACGGAGAAGTGTCACCAGTGGATGGTTCTGATGTATTATAATCTGGAGATGGTGACGAACAAATAGATTCCGTGTTCTTGAGTGTTCTCAAAGTATTCGTAGGTGAGTCTTGTTGTCCGTAGTCCTTGATAGAGTAAGTGCTGCCTACTTTCCCATGAAGAGCATTATCAAAGGAAGATGTGAATGATAAACCGCGAGAGCTAACGCTTTGTAGAGAACTTCTTCTTGTAAGTAACGATTTCGGTATTGATCTGGGTGATACAGTTTTAGAAGATAAAATCCTCTCTTTATCGATGCTTCGCCGTCTTCGCATTGCATTGTTTTGTCCCTTGTTGAGTTTTTGTTTAGAATTTCTTTTACATTCCACAGTTTCGTCTTCAGAATCGGCAAAGTCGGACATGCGGGATAAGTCAAGCGAAAAGTTTTCACGAAACACACACTCGGTACTTCTACTCTCTATGTCTGTTCCACATTTGTTTAGTTCTGATTTCTTAAGAAGTTGCGTGTG
This window contains:
- the LOC143908942 gene encoding uncharacterized protein LOC143908942, which produces MSSEQVKCSERSLKKQEILRPTSILPAISPSLKHHKSVDSAKSSNTSSRVSTASSKSSSKRTEKKEPNDNLNLIIFGSSALVKTNPQPDTIVKTKQSTGSKFSQIKEENPLNSEKNEDIDPNAFKSKLSKKTSRANSIPGPINRRYSIETSTIRQARHTQLLKKSELNKCGTDIESRSTECVFRENFSLDLSRMSDFADSEDETVECKRNSKQKLNKGQNNAMRRRRSIDKERILSSKTVSPRSIPKSLLTRRSSLQSVSSRGLSFTSSFDNALHGKVGSTYSIKDYGQQDSPTNTLRTLKNTESICSSPSPDYNTSEPSTGDTSPCKHSPKSQRTSTFDKKYSSMDSNRATISPMSQMPCLSSSSSCYTSWMEKSVDSELICSRNQEGENVSNGASAKDRGEWNNFWRNYNSSLATFPKQFYDDCPTPFYESNEKTLMPNYDINTKTIIEEEDTNTKNGDSHCVCLSRDEAKEMIHCARRLAEILTSALEKGDSYSKNEKLITNSKEVQVNVGIGTEHNKNETIDNVVNSNDIRENVPRKKTFNNHDESTKLDIVARMLLSGITTLSSDSKDVLL